In Hyalangium gracile, the genomic stretch CGCGACCGCAAGCTGGTCAGATACAGCGGCCACGTCTTGCGCTTGTCCTCGTCCCGCGACAGCTGCACCTCCACCACGATGGCGAAGACCGGCTTGCCGTCCAACAGCAGCACCACGAGGTCCGCCCGATACTGGGTGGGCACCACCTCGGTCAGCTCGGCGGACTCCACCCGCGCCTCGGAATAGGCAGGCAGCGGCAGTCCGAGCGCGTCACTCAGCAGCTCGGCCGCCAGCGTGGGGCGATTTCGGAAGAGGAGCAGCAGCCCCTCGTGCAGCATCGAAGTCATGACGCAGCACCCTACAGGGGGCGTCTGACCTGACAGGTCTCATGGCTTCCGCGCTACCGTTCAGGGTGAGGCGCGCACCGGGAGCTCGTGGTGTCCGTGGCCCGGGCCTCCGAACGTGCCAGGCCATGGCGCCTCCGCGGACCGCAACCCCGGAAGCGGGTAGCGCTGGAAGCGCGGGCGGCTGTAGGCGAACGGCGGATCGCACTCGCCGCACGTGCTCGCCCCGTCCATCATCACCAGGCTCTCTGGACCCAGCTCGAAGAGCTGCGGCAGCGAGCGCGGTGTGTAGGACAGCGCGCAGCGGAACGCCTCCGAACCATCCTTCGCTCGCACTCCCAGCAGCGTCGGCGTCGCTCCGTCCGCCACGAAGCCCAGCACCAGCGTCTCCACGCCCTCCGGCTTTCCCGGCAGCGTCTCCGCCAGCCGCAGTTCCTTCGACGCGAAGCTCTGCCCCTCTTCCAGGCGATAGGTCCACGCCGGCCTCAGCTCCGGCACCGAGAACCCGCTCAGCTCCGAGGAGACGAGAACGCCCCCACCCGGGTTCACCGTGGTGCCCTCGGGGCTCGGCACCAGCACCTCGCGCGTGGCCACCGCACGCCCCAGCTCCGGCAGCGCTCCCACCTCCATGCCGTCCTGCGCTCGCAGCGCCGCGTTGGAGCGCTCGGGCAGCAGCAGCCCGCGCACCATGCCCAGCTCTCCGCCACCGATGGGCAGTGTCCGCCGCCACCGCTCCACGCCATCCGACGAGTACGCCAGCACCAGCGTCGGCGCGCCCGGCTGCAGCGGCGCCCCCGTGTTCACCGTGGGCGAGAACGTCACGTAGAGATCCCCCGTCACATCCGACACCAGGCCGAACGGGTGAGGGTGGTTGCACTGCTCCAGCAGCGGATCCGTCAGGTGCGTGGCCGACACCAGCCCGCCCTTCGCGTCCAGCACCACCAGGAAGTAGATGCGGCACAGCGTGTTGCCTTCCTGGGCCACCGGGTACGCCTCGAAGAGCGCCGCCAGCCGGTCCGGCGCCATCACCGCCAGCCGCGCCATGAAGATGGTGTTGTTCGTCTGCTGAGCCAGGTCCGGCCGAGCCGTCGCCAGCGTGAAGCTCCACCGCGTCTGCCCCGTCGCCCGCTCCAGCAGCGACACCTGCCCCTGCTGCGGGTAGTCCATGCACAAAAGGCGCGCGTTCCACAGCATGCAGCGTCGAGCCGTGTCCCGAGCCACCAGCGGCGTGGAGCTCGTCGCGTCCAGCACGGGCCTCGCGAAGAAGCCCGTCAGCGTCACGTTCCCATCCGGCCAGATCATCATGTCGTGGAGATCCAGCGCCTGCTCCTGCGCGTCCATGCTCCAGTCGGGCCGCAGCACCGTGGGCGGCGGGCGCGCGCACACCGCGCCTGCGCACCGGCCCTCGCCCTGGCACGGCGTGGACGGCGCGCACACGAAGCCATCCGGCAAGTCCCTCACCACGCACGCCCCGTCCACGCACACGTCCGCCACGTCGCACCCCCGCTTCGCTCCGCAGAAGGTGCCGTCCTTCGCCTTCGCCAGCCCGCAGCCCGTCGCCGGATCGCACACGCCCACCTGGCACACGCCGTCTCCCGGGCACGGCGGCGCCGGCACCGTCTGACACCCGTCCAGCGGATTGCACACGTCCGTCGTGCAGGCATTGCCGTCGTTGCACACCCGCTCGCGGCCCTTGCACCGGCCCTCCTGGCAGGTGGCCTCCATCAGGCACGCGTTGCCCGGATCGCATGTCGTCCCATCCGGCAGCCGCGTCTCCACGCACTTCTCCGTCGCCACATCGAAGGTGTAGCCGTGGCACGCCAGCGGCGTGGGGCAGGTGGGGATGGCCAGGCCCTCGCCCGTCAGCGTCAGCGTCACCGTGCCGCCTCCCGCGGCCGTGCCCGTCAGCGTGGCCGAGTACGGGCCCGGCGCCGTGGGAGCGAACCGCACCCGCACCTCCGCCTCGGCCGCGCCTACCTCATCCGGCAGCCCCTCCAACGTGAAGGGCGCCTCCACCTGCGTCCAGCTCACCGTCAGCCGCGAGCGCCCCGCGTTGATCACCCGCACCGTCTGCTCGCGCGTCACACCCACGTAGGTTCCGGGGAACGTCACCTGCTGGGCCGACAACCGCAGCCGCCCCTGCGCTCCCACCAGCGGCGGATCATCATGGCAGCCCGCGCCGAGCACCACCGCCGCCAGCCCCACCAGCAGTGGAACCCACACCGTCCCAGTCGCTGTTTTCGAGCATCCCATCCGTGAACCTCGTGTGCAGGCGTATAGTCCCCGGAGCCGCCGCGCGCGAGGGGCAGGCGCACTTCTCCCTCGCACGCCTGTCGGCCAGCCACTCCTCGTCCCCCGAGGACTCGACATGGATCACGCTCTCTCCCCTGGACTCACCCTGTCCCTGCCCCGCTGGCTCCTCGCGCTCGCCATGGCCGGGCTCGTCCTGCTGCCGCCCTCCGCCCGCGCCGTGGACGCTCCCCGGCAGATGACCTTCCAGGGACGCCTGCTGCGCGCGGACAACTCGCCTGAGACGACGCCCCAGGATCTCCGCTTCGCCCTCTACGCCACGCCCACCGGCGGCTCACCCCTCTGGGAGGAGACCTTCCCCGCGACCGCCGTCACCAACGGGTACTACTCGGTGGTGCTCGGCACCTCGACCCCCCTGCCTGCGTCCGTCTTCAACGGCCAGGCGCTCTACCTGGGCGTGTCCGTCCTCGGCCAGTCCGAGCTCACCCCCCGCCTGGCCGTCGTCTCCACGCCCTATGCCCTGCTGGCCAACGACAGCAACCGCCTCGAGGGCCGCAACGCCGCCTCCTTCGCCGACTCCAACCACCCACACAACAACGCCACCACCACCACCAGCGGCTTCATGTCCTCCGCCGACAAGTCGAAGCTGAACGGCCTGCCCTCCACCATCGGCGCGGGGCTCAACAACACCAGCGGCACCCTCACCGTGGCCTTCGGCTCCAGCGGCACCGCCAACGCCGCCGCGCGCTCCGACCACACCCACCCCGCCCCCACCCTGGGGTGCATCCACCGGATGGCCAAGGGCAACATCGATACGAACAAGAACTCCACAGCCTGGTGTGCCACCAATGAGATTCTCACCGGCGGGGGTTGCTCGGATCTGAACGGCGCCACCATCGGCGCGGGCATCACCTTCGGCCCCACCGGCGTCACGTTCGTGGACGGCAGCACCCCCACCGGCGGCCAGGGCTACACCTGCCGCCTGCCCAACCCTCCCACCAACGCCTCCATCCCCACCGCCTACGCCATCTGCTGCCGTCTTCAGTGATCTGCCCTGCAGGGCGAGCCCGCGGGCTGTCGTTTCTTCAGCCTCCATCCGCATGGCCGCCGCCAAGCGCTCGCAATCACTAGGCCCTCACCGGGTACGCTTCTGGCATCGCCGCGGCGCATGGATCACGTCAACGCCACGGATTTCGCGGAAGTCGCCCCGAGGCCCCGAGCCTTCACCGTGCTCATCCCTCGGGCCCTGCAGCCCACCGTGAACTCTCTACCCACGGAGGTCCGCCAGCAGGTGCTGGCCGAGCTGTTCCGCGTGGCAGCGCTGACCACGCAGGAGCGCGCCGGGAACACGCACGGCTACACCTACGCCCTGCGCATGGAAGTGGCGGGCTGCGCCGTGAGTGTGGAGATGGATGATCCGCGCTCCCGGCTGATGCTCACGGGTCTGGTCTGGAAGCGACACTGAGTGGAGTGCGCCCTGGAGGCATTGGGATCCCTCTCATGCATCGCACCGCGGGTTACAGCGAGTCCTGGCAGCTCACACGCCTCATCGAGCAGCTCCGTGAGCGGCTCGGTGCCGAGACCGCGGTGAACGTGCTCCCAGGCCACCAGCTGGAGGAGGTCCTCTCGCGGCTCGTGGTGCGCAACCAGCGGCTGCGCGTGCTGCAGCGGCTGACGCGCACCGGCGGCACCAACGAGCACATCGAGGCCATGCGCAACGCCCTCGAGCAGCTCGATGCCCAGCTGCTCCAGGAGCTGCCGGAGCTGCTGGAGCGCCTGAGCGCCCGGCACTGAGGCCCGGCCCGCCGGACTTGTCGCGAACTGGTATGACAAGCATACCAGTGGGTGGTGCTCTGGCCCGACACGGGCCCCTCCACGGCAGGCGGTGGCTTCAGAACGCGCCGGGCTGGAGCTTGTGCGTGGGGCCCTGGGGCATCGCTCCGCCCACGCCTCCACCGATGCTGCCCGGCCCCTTGTTGCCGAGCGTTCCCGCGGATGGTGACAGCCCCTGCGTCTCACCTCGCAGCGGCCCCTCGCAGCGGCCCGCCCGGCAGCCCTCGAGCCCCTGGCACGGCTTGCCAGCACCGCACTCCTGCTGCACGCACGCCCCCTCCCGGCACACCTGGCCGGAGGGACATGACGTCACCGCCGAGCACGGATCCGTGGGCGCCAGGCACGTGCCGAAGCGACAGAGCTCGCCCGAGACGCAGTCCGCGTCCGCCGAGCACGGCAGCGCCAGGCACGCTCCCTCCCGGCACACCTGCTGCGCCGGGCAGCGCACCGCCGCGCAGCCCGAGGTGGGAATGCAGCGCCCCTCCGGGCCACAGCCCTCCCCCCGGTCGCAGTCATAGTCACCGGTGCACGACACGCTCCGGCACGCTCCGTCCGCGCGGCACACCGTGCCCTGGGAGCAGCGCACTCCGACACAGGTGTCGAAGACACAGGCGGAGTCCGCGCAGCGCTCCGTCGGGTAGCACGTCGTCGAGTCCTGCGTGCAGGCCACCCGCGCGCACGTTCCTCCGCGGCAGCGCTGGCCGTCCGGGCAGGTGACACCCAGGCAGGACACCTCCACGCAGGACTCGCGCTCGCAGACCTGGCCCGGGCCGCAGGCCGTGCCTCGACAGGTGGTGGCCAGGCACCGACCCTCCACGCATGTCTGCGAGGCGGGGCACACCACGCCCGCGCACAGGTCCGGTGGCACCAGCGGCTCCGTTTTCTCGCACGCCGCCAGCGCGAGCAGCGCCAGCAGGCCCAGGACTTTACGGGTGAGGCTCACGGCAGCCGCTCCGTGCGGTCCGCCGGGGGCAGCTTCAGCGCCGGCGGCTGGGAGAGGACTATGCCCGTCACCACGCCGGCGGCCACCGCCAGCCCGACGCCTCCCACCACGAACGGCCACACCGGCCGGGGCTGCTCCTCGAGGTGCTCCTCGCGCACGGGCTCCCGCGCCGCCACCACCGCGGGCGGTGGCTCCTGCGTGGCATCGAAGCGCAGCGGAGCCGAGGCACTCCCCTTCTCGAAGAGCGCCCCCTGCGCCGAGTCGAGCGCCAGCGCGTACACCTCCACCGCTCTCACGGCGGGGGCCTGGGCCACCACGGGCCCGGGGGCCTCCCCCTCCGTCACCTGGAAGGAGGCCTCGCCCGGCAGCCGGACGTAGACGGCCACCTTCGTCACCGACACCAGCGCATTCTCCAGCACCGCCTCCACCTGCCCGTCATCGCGGCGCTCCACCCGCAGGGCGGCCCGAGGCGTGCCCTTCATCCTCTTGCGCGCCGCGTCGAAGGGCTTGCGGATCTTCGGCCCCAGCGAGCGGCTCACCTCCGCTTCAGGATCGATCGCCAGCAGCTCCTCGAAGTAGCCCTGCGCCTTCTTCGACTGGCCCATGAAGGCGGTGGACAGCGCCAGGCCCTTCCACGCGCGCAGGCGTTCGTCCCGGGTGCCCGGCTCTCTCAGCGCGGCCTCGAAGTGCGCCGCGGCCGCGTCGAACTCCAGCGCCTCGAAGCTGCGCTCGGCCCGCACGAGCGCCCGCTCCGCGCCCGAGGGCGAGGCAGCACCGAGGCACAGCAGCAGGATCAGCGAGGCATGCACGGGGCGCGCACTCTACCCGCGGCCCGGCCCCGGCCGCGCCTCTTTCCGGATCAGAATCTGGCCCATCCCCTTGCGCCGTCCCGGACCCGTGCACACCCTTCCTCCCCAGGTCCTGACTTCCACGGCTATAGCTCATAGATGTAGGAGATCTAGTCGTAGTGATAGCAGGCGGCGCGGACTTGGGGATAAGTCAGCAAGCGCCCGCAATCCCTCGGGAAACTCCGGTTTCCAGCATGTGGATAAGTAGCGGGTTTTCCCCAGCGCCCCACAGAGCCCCAGGCCCGTGACGGTTTCTCCACAGGGGCCCGACTGTCACCCACAGGACTCCCACAGGAAAGCGGGCCTGCACCTCTCCGCCCGCTTCTCTCCTTGATTGCGAGTGACTGTCTCCTGGCGGGTCCGGGCTATCCTCCGGGCCCATGGGCGCACCGGGAAAAGGCGCGCCGGTCGGGCCGTCGGATGACTTCCATCGGGGCGAGCAGATCGGCAAGTACCAGGTCATCACTCAGCTCTCGGTGGGAGGCATGGCCGAGCTGTTCCTCGGCTTCACCGCGGGGCCGGGTGGGTTTCGCAAGTACGTGGCCCTCAAGCGCATCCTCCCGGATGTGCGCAGCAACGAGGCCTTCCGGCGCATGTTCCTGGACGAGGCGCG encodes the following:
- a CDS encoding tenascin-X is translated as MGCSKTATGTVWVPLLVGLAAVVLGAGCHDDPPLVGAQGRLRLSAQQVTFPGTYVGVTREQTVRVINAGRSRLTVSWTQVEAPFTLEGLPDEVGAAEAEVRVRFAPTAPGPYSATLTGTAAGGGTVTLTLTGEGLAIPTCPTPLACHGYTFDVATEKCVETRLPDGTTCDPGNACLMEATCQEGRCKGRERVCNDGNACTTDVCNPLDGCQTVPAPPCPGDGVCQVGVCDPATGCGLAKAKDGTFCGAKRGCDVADVCVDGACVVRDLPDGFVCAPSTPCQGEGRCAGAVCARPPPTVLRPDWSMDAQEQALDLHDMMIWPDGNVTLTGFFARPVLDATSSTPLVARDTARRCMLWNARLLCMDYPQQGQVSLLERATGQTRWSFTLATARPDLAQQTNNTIFMARLAVMAPDRLAALFEAYPVAQEGNTLCRIYFLVVLDAKGGLVSATHLTDPLLEQCNHPHPFGLVSDVTGDLYVTFSPTVNTGAPLQPGAPTLVLAYSSDGVERWRRTLPIGGGELGMVRGLLLPERSNAALRAQDGMEVGALPELGRAVATREVLVPSPEGTTVNPGGGVLVSSELSGFSVPELRPAWTYRLEEGQSFASKELRLAETLPGKPEGVETLVLGFVADGATPTLLGVRAKDGSEAFRCALSYTPRSLPQLFELGPESLVMMDGASTCGECDPPFAYSRPRFQRYPLPGLRSAEAPWPGTFGGPGHGHHELPVRASP
- a CDS encoding HIT family protein, translated to MDHVNATDFAEVAPRPRAFTVLIPRALQPTVNSLPTEVRQQVLAELFRVAALTTQERAGNTHGYTYALRMEVAGCAVSVEMDDPRSRLMLTGLVWKRH